A window of Jannaschia sp. M317 contains these coding sequences:
- a CDS encoding extracellular solute-binding protein yields the protein MTLNRFAAPALSALLRRTALALVVITAPVAAAADGHGIALYGDPALPADYQHLSQVNPDAPKGGIFSDGQVGSFDSLNPHILQGRTPWQLRFIAYESLLGRAYDEPFTLYGLLADSVTTNDAQTEVTFTVHPDARFSDGTPVTAEDVIWSFNILGQEGAHGRYRTAFSKVTSLEQVGERGVRFTIDAPDRELLMILGLRPVMKKAQWAEDESAFFRSGLETIPVTSAPYVITDVDAGRYVELSRDADYWGADIPFRVGTNNVDVIRMEFFGDATAHFEAFKAGELSTMRETNAARWARDYDFPAAQSGEVVLSEIPHQRPTGMTGLVMNTRRAPFDDWRVREALIQAFNFEYLNGIINGGAQPRITSYFANSPLGMQPGAADGRVAELLAPFADDLLPGAVEGYAFPETDGSARNRAGIRAATDLLAEAGYTVDDGVLTGPDGPMQIDFLLEQGSSEVQSIVDVYVEALKRLGIEASVSVVDDAQHKERVNSYDFDMVYYRWGLSLSPGNEQLAYWGPDGVETPGSRNLMGADNPAIPAMIDAMLNAESQGDYVAAIRALDRVLTSGRYVVPVWHNPISWIAHDARLTFAADRLPIYGDWIGFQPDVWWFTE from the coding sequence ATGACACTGAATCGTTTCGCCGCGCCGGCGCTCTCCGCCCTGCTTCGCCGGACGGCGCTTGCGCTGGTTGTGATCACAGCGCCGGTCGCGGCGGCGGCTGATGGCCATGGTATCGCGCTCTATGGCGATCCGGCCTTGCCCGCCGATTACCAGCATCTGTCACAGGTCAATCCGGACGCGCCAAAGGGCGGCATCTTTTCCGACGGTCAGGTCGGCAGCTTCGATAGCTTGAATCCTCATATTTTACAGGGACGTACGCCTTGGCAGCTGCGGTTCATCGCCTACGAATCCCTGCTCGGGCGGGCCTATGACGAACCCTTCACGCTCTATGGTCTGCTCGCCGATTCGGTGACGACCAACGACGCTCAGACCGAGGTGACCTTTACCGTGCACCCGGACGCCAGGTTTTCTGACGGGACGCCGGTCACCGCCGAGGACGTGATCTGGTCGTTCAACATCCTGGGGCAGGAGGGGGCGCACGGTCGTTATCGCACCGCGTTTTCCAAGGTCACCTCGCTGGAACAGGTGGGTGAGCGGGGCGTGCGCTTTACCATCGACGCGCCGGATCGCGAATTGTTGATGATTCTCGGCCTGCGTCCGGTGATGAAAAAGGCGCAGTGGGCCGAAGACGAATCGGCCTTCTTCCGGTCGGGCCTGGAAACGATTCCCGTCACCTCTGCGCCCTATGTGATCACAGACGTTGATGCGGGCCGCTACGTAGAGCTGTCGCGCGACGCAGACTACTGGGGGGCCGACATCCCGTTCCGCGTGGGTACGAACAACGTCGACGTGATCCGCATGGAATTCTTCGGCGACGCCACCGCCCATTTCGAGGCCTTCAAGGCAGGCGAATTGTCCACCATGCGCGAGACGAACGCCGCGCGTTGGGCGCGGGACTACGATTTTCCGGCGGCGCAATCCGGCGAGGTCGTCCTGTCGGAGATCCCCCATCAGCGCCCCACCGGCATGACCGGCCTGGTGATGAACACCCGCCGCGCGCCTTTTGATGACTGGCGCGTGCGCGAGGCGCTGATTCAGGCATTCAACTTCGAATACCTCAACGGCATCATCAACGGCGGTGCGCAGCCGCGCATCACCTCCTACTTCGCGAATTCGCCCCTGGGGATGCAACCTGGTGCCGCCGACGGTCGGGTGGCCGAACTGCTGGCCCCCTTCGCTGACGATCTGCTGCCCGGCGCGGTCGAGGGCTACGCCTTTCCCGAAACCGATGGCAGCGCGCGCAACCGCGCGGGCATCCGCGCCGCCACGGATCTGCTGGCCGAGGCCGGCTATACCGTCGACGACGGCGTCCTGACCGGTCCCGACGGGCCGATGCAGATCGACTTCCTGTTGGAGCAGGGCTCCTCCGAGGTGCAAAGCATCGTCGACGTCTACGTCGAGGCGCTCAAGCGGCTGGGGATCGAGGCCAGCGTGTCGGTCGTCGATGACGCCCAGCACAAGGAACGGGTGAACAGCTACGATTTCGATATGGTTTACTACCGCTGGGGCCTGTCGCTCAGCCCCGGCAACGAACAGCTGGCCTATTGGGGGCCGGACGGGGTCGAAACGCCGGGCAGCCGCAACCTGATGGGGGCCGACAACCCGGCTATCCCGGCGATGATCGACGCCATGCTGAACGCGGAAAGCCAGGGCGACTACGTTGCCGCCATCCGCGCCCTGGACCGGGTGCTGACCTCGGGCCGCTACGTGGTTCCGGTCTGGCACAACCCGATCAGCTGGATCGCCCATGACGCCCGGCTGACCTTTGCCGCCGACCGCCTGCCGATCTACGGCGACTGGATCGGGTTCCAGCCCGATGTCTGGTGGTTCACCGAGTAA
- a CDS encoding 3-hydroxybutyrate dehydrogenase: MSLSGKTAIITGSNSGIGLGVAHSFAAAGLNVVLNSYTDNDDDHALAADMAREYGTDVRYIQADLSDGDQARMLVEKAGVCDILVNNAGIQHVAAIDEFPAAKWDAIIAINMSSAFHTTAVALPMMRKAGWGRVINIASAHGLTASPYKSAYVAAKHGVVGMTKVVALETAEEPITANAICPGYVMTPLVEAQIPDTMKKYGMDRETAIREVLLTRQPSKEFATTDQLGGTALFLCSDHAAQITGTTISVDGGWTAL, from the coding sequence ATGTCCCTTTCCGGCAAGACCGCGATCATCACCGGCTCCAACTCCGGCATCGGGCTGGGGGTGGCGCACAGCTTTGCCGCCGCCGGGCTGAACGTCGTGCTGAACTCCTACACCGACAACGACGACGACCATGCGCTGGCCGCCGACATGGCCCGCGAATACGGCACCGACGTGCGCTATATCCAGGCCGACCTGAGCGATGGGGACCAGGCGCGGATGCTGGTCGAAAAGGCCGGGGTCTGCGACATCCTGGTGAACAACGCGGGCATTCAGCATGTCGCGGCCATCGATGAATTCCCGGCCGCCAAGTGGGATGCGATCATTGCAATCAACATGTCGTCGGCCTTTCACACCACGGCTGTCGCCCTGCCGATGATGCGCAAGGCGGGCTGGGGTCGGGTCATCAACATCGCCTCTGCGCACGGGCTGACGGCCAGCCCCTACAAGTCCGCCTATGTCGCCGCCAAACACGGCGTGGTCGGCATGACAAAGGTGGTCGCGCTGGAAACCGCAGAAGAGCCGATCACCGCCAACGCCATCTGCCCCGGATACGTGATGACCCCGCTGGTCGAGGCGCAAATCCCCGACACCATGAAGAAATACGGCATGGACCGGGAAACCGCGATCCGCGAGGTCCTGCTGACGCGTCAGCCGTCGAAGGAATTCGCCACCACCGATCAGTTGGGCGGCACGGCGCTGTTCCTGTGTTCCGACCACGCGGCTCAGATCACCGGCACGACAATCAGCGTCGATGGCGGCTGGACCGCGTTGTGA
- a CDS encoding GNAT family N-acetyltransferase produces the protein MRPKARGTGLARALIEARIAVARDLGLRNLVADTFRGNAPMIRLYRAVGVEDAPAYGSAVARILPELIPHLQFFRMTL, from the coding sequence GTGCGCCCAAAGGCACGGGGCACCGGCCTGGCGCGCGCCCTGATCGAAGCGCGCATCGCCGTGGCGCGCGACCTCGGGTTGCGCAATCTGGTGGCCGACACCTTCCGGGGCAACGCGCCGATGATCCGCCTGTATCGCGCGGTGGGAGTCGAAGACGCCCCCGCCTACGGCAGCGCGGTCGCCCGGATTTTGCCAGAGCTGATCCCGCATCTGCAATTTTTCCGCATGACCCTCTGA
- a CDS encoding DUF3572 domain-containing protein — protein sequence MKVENAEVIALGALGWIASNELLDTFQSATGADRDQIRAAAGDPAFLAAVLDFVMMQDDWVQGVCEAQDLRHDTFLAARAALPGGDLPHWT from the coding sequence ATGAAAGTCGAAAATGCAGAGGTCATTGCGCTGGGCGCATTGGGCTGGATCGCGTCAAACGAGTTGCTGGACACGTTTCAGTCCGCCACGGGCGCGGACCGCGACCAGATCCGCGCGGCGGCGGGGGATCCGGCCTTCCTGGCGGCGGTGCTGGATTTCGTGATGATGCAGGACGATTGGGTCCAGGGCGTCTGCGAGGCGCAGGACCTGCGCCACGACACGTTCCTGGCCGCGCGCGCCGCGCTGCCGGGCGGGGACCTGCCGCACTGGACGTGA
- a CDS encoding patatin-like phospholipase family protein produces MAEPKRINLALQGGGAHGAFTWGVLDRILADERLEIAGISGTSAGALNGAAVKCGLARGSRSLARETLEQVWTQVGAITDDRLTPWFAALSPLAVSHAIEMSPGYQMMDTLSRAISPYAKPDLSGDALRRIVAGLSFENVCSDLGPQFHVGATNVRTGKIKLFTRDAITPDAILASACLPTVFPAVEIDGEHYWDGGYTGNPALFPLFDRSLPRDILIVNINPLERGELPVTARDIQNRINEISFNTSLLREMRAIEFVQRLVRSGTIPKGAMKDVLVHMIADDALMRQLSVATKTVPNAAVMHQLFEAGSRAAGAFLDRDFEAIGDRSTVDLAEMFA; encoded by the coding sequence ATGGCTGAGCCCAAGCGCATCAACCTGGCCCTGCAGGGCGGCGGCGCGCACGGGGCGTTTACCTGGGGCGTTCTGGACCGGATCCTGGCCGACGAACGGCTGGAAATCGCGGGTATCAGCGGCACATCGGCGGGTGCGCTGAATGGCGCGGCGGTGAAATGCGGGCTGGCGCGCGGGTCCCGCAGCCTGGCGCGCGAAACCCTGGAGCAGGTCTGGACCCAGGTCGGCGCCATCACCGATGACCGTCTGACGCCCTGGTTCGCGGCGCTGTCCCCCCTGGCCGTCAGCCACGCCATCGAGATGTCGCCGGGCTATCAGATGATGGACACGCTGAGCCGGGCGATCTCTCCCTATGCCAAGCCGGATCTTAGCGGCGACGCCCTACGCCGGATCGTGGCGGGCCTGTCGTTCGAGAACGTCTGTTCCGACCTGGGCCCACAGTTCCACGTCGGCGCGACGAATGTGCGCACCGGCAAGATCAAGCTGTTCACCCGCGACGCCATCACGCCCGACGCAATCCTGGCCTCGGCTTGCCTGCCCACCGTCTTTCCGGCCGTGGAAATCGACGGAGAGCATTACTGGGACGGCGGCTACACCGGGAATCCGGCGCTGTTCCCGCTGTTCGACCGGTCGTTGCCGCGCGACATTCTGATCGTGAACATCAACCCGCTGGAACGGGGCGAGTTGCCGGTGACGGCGCGAGATATTCAGAACCGGATCAATGAGATCAGCTTCAACACCTCCTTGTTGCGGGAAATGCGCGCCATCGAATTCGTGCAGCGGCTGGTCCGGTCCGGCACCATTCCGAAAGGCGCGATGAAGGATGTGTTGGTCCATATGATTGCCGACGATGCCCTGATGCGGCAACTGTCCGTGGCGACCAAGACAGTGCCGAACGCCGCCGTGATGCATCAGCTGTTCGAGGCCGGATCCCGGGCCGCCGGGGCCTTTCTGGATCGGGACTTTGAGGCCATCGGCGACCGCTCGACTGTGGATCTGGCAGAGATGTTCGCCTGA
- a CDS encoding LysR substrate-binding domain-containing protein yields the protein MRRGIRVPTTAIAAPKLPGVTTDPQRLPWLEHEGMASKLTMMRDCGLNVDSLTYVLIGSPTLSLQAVRNGLDVTIFSAEFISDDLATGRQVQVPLPKTLHARYLAVTPRGPRHRLVGPFVAWVRSLFEGRVPSADDP from the coding sequence GTGCGGCGCGGCATCCGTGTCCCGACCACGGCCATCGCGGCCCCCAAACTGCCGGGGGTCACGACCGATCCACAACGACTGCCGTGGTTGGAACACGAGGGCATGGCCAGCAAGCTGACGATGATGCGCGATTGTGGACTGAACGTAGACAGCCTGACCTATGTCCTGATCGGCAGTCCGACCCTGTCGTTGCAAGCCGTGCGCAACGGTCTGGACGTGACGATTTTCAGCGCGGAGTTCATCAGCGACGACCTGGCCACGGGACGCCAGGTGCAGGTGCCGCTGCCCAAGACGCTGCATGCGCGCTATCTTGCCGTTACGCCGCGCGGGCCAAGGCACCGGCTGGTCGGGCCCTTCGTGGCCTGGGTCCGGTCCCTGTTCGAGGGGCGGGTGCCTAGCGCAGATGATCCATGA
- a CDS encoding helix-turn-helix domain-containing protein translates to MSNPTEPAILRLARETGDSIQAEPLDLGPRVRDLRKARGWTLEQAAQQAGLARSTLSKIENGQMSPTFEALKKLAVGLEISVPQLFTPPKRDQIMGRRAITRRGEGQSQMTTTYEHELLAGDMTSKRMLPYRARVHARSFDEFDGWVRHDGEEFLLVLTGTIRLFTEFYEPIDMARGDSAYYDAAMGHNVVSTSSEDATILWVTSLP, encoded by the coding sequence ATGTCCAATCCCACCGAACCCGCCATTCTCCGACTGGCCCGCGAAACCGGCGACAGCATTCAGGCAGAGCCTCTGGATCTGGGCCCCCGCGTGCGCGATCTGCGCAAGGCGCGCGGCTGGACGCTGGAACAGGCGGCACAACAGGCGGGGCTCGCCCGGTCCACCCTGTCGAAAATCGAGAACGGGCAGATGTCGCCAACCTTCGAGGCGTTGAAGAAGCTGGCAGTCGGTCTGGAAATCAGCGTGCCACAGCTGTTCACCCCGCCCAAGCGCGACCAGATCATGGGCCGTCGCGCCATCACCCGGCGCGGCGAAGGTCAGTCGCAGATGACGACCACCTATGAGCATGAGCTGCTGGCAGGCGACATGACGAGCAAGCGGATGCTGCCGTACCGCGCCCGCGTCCATGCCCGGTCCTTCGACGAATTCGACGGATGGGTCCGCCACGACGGAGAAGAGTTCCTGCTGGTCCTGACCGGCACGATCCGCCTGTTCACCGAATTTTACGAGCCGATCGACATGGCCCGAGGCGACAGCGCCTATTACGACGCCGCCATGGGCCACAACGTCGTCAGCACCTCGTCAGAGGATGCGACGATCCTTTGGGTCACCAGCCTGCCCTAA
- a CDS encoding pentapeptide repeat-containing protein, with protein sequence MSDTPLAIEDRFLIGATFTRVSLKDARISDSHLMGAALDDVNAEGMTFENVNLSGARFHNVNLAGATIDHVNLTGLAIADGSMEGMTIDGIAVTDLLEKWHNG encoded by the coding sequence GTGAGCGATACCCCCCTGGCCATCGAAGACCGGTTTCTGATCGGCGCCACCTTTACTCGCGTCAGCCTGAAGGATGCGCGCATTTCCGACAGCCACCTGATGGGGGCCGCGTTGGACGATGTGAACGCTGAAGGCATGACATTCGAGAACGTGAACCTGTCGGGCGCGCGGTTTCACAACGTCAACCTGGCGGGGGCCACGATCGACCACGTCAATCTGACCGGGCTCGCCATCGCCGACGGATCGATGGAAGGGATGACCATCGACGGCATCGCGGTCACCGACCTGTTGGAGAAGTGGCACAATGGCTGA
- a CDS encoding DUF1330 domain-containing protein, with amino-acid sequence MPKAYWIAHATVTDPDPYAIYAKGATEVFAQYGGTVLARGGRVEGLEGIARARNVVVEFESMEAALAAYNSPEYQAARQHRLDAGELEIILLEGV; translated from the coding sequence ATGCCCAAAGCTTACTGGATCGCCCACGCCACGGTCACCGACCCGGACCCCTATGCCATCTACGCCAAGGGCGCGACCGAGGTGTTCGCGCAATACGGCGGAACTGTCCTGGCGCGCGGGGGCCGTGTCGAAGGATTGGAAGGTATCGCCCGCGCCCGCAATGTCGTCGTGGAATTCGAGAGCATGGAGGCGGCGTTGGCGGCGTATAATTCGCCCGAATATCAGGCTGCGCGGCAACACCGCCTGGACGCGGGCGAGTTGGAAATCATCCTGCTGGAAGGCGTCTGA
- a CDS encoding MBL fold metallo-hydrolase, which produces MQITWYGQAAFRLEGTARSVITDPYTPDLLGFAPFRETADIVLTSSDDDDGHCRSDLIPGTPAIANVMDFAGEGRGSGDVAGLHVDAIAAEEWEHHPRGVANQNAMYRFELDGLRIAHMGDVGNALDEDQIAFFEDTDILLALAGDAPTIALPDLMHMIHRVRPRLVIPMHFRTLDCRITGMQWIGAFLSHWNAADVDFAFGPRAEITRETLPQTTRVLVMDHLR; this is translated from the coding sequence ATGCAAATCACCTGGTACGGACAGGCCGCATTCCGGCTGGAAGGGACTGCGCGGTCGGTCATCACCGACCCCTATACGCCTGACTTGCTGGGCTTTGCCCCCTTTCGCGAAACGGCAGATATCGTCCTGACCTCGTCGGACGACGACGACGGCCATTGCCGCAGCGACCTGATCCCTGGCACACCGGCCATTGCAAACGTCATGGACTTCGCCGGCGAGGGCCGCGGCAGCGGCGATGTGGCGGGCCTGCATGTCGATGCCATCGCCGCCGAGGAATGGGAACATCATCCCCGCGGCGTGGCCAATCAGAACGCCATGTACCGGTTCGAGTTGGACGGCCTGCGCATCGCCCACATGGGTGACGTGGGCAACGCGCTGGACGAAGACCAGATCGCCTTTTTCGAGGACACGGACATCCTGCTGGCGCTGGCGGGCGATGCGCCGACCATCGCGCTGCCCGACCTGATGCACATGATCCACCGGGTCCGGCCCCGATTGGTCATCCCGATGCACTTCCGCACGCTGGATTGCCGGATCACCGGGATGCAGTGGATCGGTGCCTTCCTGAGCCATTGGAACGCCGCCGACGTCGATTTCGCCTTTGGCCCCAGGGCAGAGATCACGCGCGAAACCCTGCCCCAGACGACGCGCGTTCTGGTCATGGATCATCTGCGCTAG
- the ispD gene encoding 2-C-methyl-D-erythritol 4-phosphate cytidylyltransferase, with the protein MSAATPTVAALIVAAGRGRRMGGTVPKQYLPLSGACALRRSCEVFLTQPGVTALRVVIHPDDGDLYAGAMDGLRDPRVGPPVAGGDTRAASVAAGLDALAAQAPDRVLIHDAARPFVPLSVIAGVIAMLDRVPGACAALPVIDALWSSNGDIARDSVPRDGLWRAQTPQGFRFDAIRAAHATHDGSGADDVAVAREAGLEVRFVQGSEENYKITTQADMIRARATLAR; encoded by the coding sequence ATGTCCGCCGCCACCCCGACCGTCGCCGCCCTGATCGTCGCAGCCGGACGCGGGCGGCGCATGGGGGGTACGGTGCCCAAGCAATACCTGCCTCTGTCGGGGGCCTGCGCGTTGCGTCGGTCCTGCGAGGTATTTCTGACGCAGCCGGGGGTCACGGCCCTGCGGGTTGTGATCCATCCTGACGACGGCGACTTGTACGCCGGGGCAATGGACGGCCTGCGCGACCCGCGCGTCGGCCCGCCGGTCGCGGGCGGTGACACCCGCGCCGCATCCGTCGCCGCAGGGTTGGACGCGCTGGCCGCGCAGGCCCCCGACCGCGTTCTGATCCACGATGCGGCCCGCCCCTTCGTGCCGCTGTCTGTCATCGCCGGGGTGATCGCCATGCTGGACCGGGTGCCCGGTGCCTGCGCCGCCCTACCCGTCATCGACGCCCTGTGGTCCAGCAACGGCGACATCGCCCGCGACAGCGTGCCGCGCGACGGCCTGTGGCGTGCGCAAACACCGCAAGGCTTCCGCTTTGACGCGATCCGCGCCGCCCATGCGACACACGACGGCAGCGGGGCCGACGACGTGGCCGTCGCACGCGAAGCGGGGTTGGAGGTGCGCTTCGTTCAGGGCAGCGAAGAGAATTACAAGATCACGACCCAAGCCGACATGATCCGGGCGCGGGCCACGCTGGCGCGGTAG